From Xyrauchen texanus isolate HMW12.3.18 chromosome 9, RBS_HiC_50CHRs, whole genome shotgun sequence, the proteins below share one genomic window:
- the dipk1aa gene encoding divergent protein kinase domain 1A, producing MSAMARGLFSRAWMSKTFHFQARLSYIQVKYLFLTWLAVFVGSWVVYVQYSTYTELCRGRECKNIICDKYSKGIIDGSACSSLCEESSLYFRRCLSTKSNNQVYTGSWGDQDGVIKCQLGDVLHYELGEELEPKKEIALFDKPTRGTSVEKFKKMVASHLKTKVGQQANLSSLVTLILSVADSNKDGHISLPEAKTAWALLQLNEVLLAVVLQDREHTPRLLGFCGDLYVVERVPHAPLFGLSLPWPMELWIPTGMRQSMDQWFTPSWPRKAKIFIGLLELIEDIFHGTFGSFLMCDMSASTFGYTDRHDLRLVDGRRVVAEEAFKQAMILQRCEKDEDCVYSVDCRTSCNRAEHHCMAEVAQPNLARACRALKDYLLRGVPFHLQEELEKQLYSCMALKGSAEQMEMEHSLILNNLKTLLWKQISHTNDS from the exons ATGTCTGCAATGGCGAGGGGTCTGTTTTCACGGGCCTGGATGTCAAAGACCTTTCATTTTCAG GCTCGCCTGTCTTATATTCAAGTGAAGTATCTCTTCCTCACATGGCTTGCGGTGTTTGTGGGCAGTTGGGTTGTGTATGTGCAATACTCTACTTACACTGAGCTCTGCAGAGGACGAGAATGCAAAAACATAATC TGTGACAAATACAGTAAAGGTATTATTGATGGCTCTGCCTGTAGCAGTCTATGTGAAGAAAGCTCACTGTACTTTAGAAGGTGCCTCTCCACCAAGTCAAACAATCAG GTATATACAGGCAGCTGGGGTGACCAGGATGGTGTCATTAAGTGTCAGCTTGGTGACGTCTTGCACTATGAGCTGGGAGAGGAACTGGAGCCAAAGAAAGAGATAGCACTCTTTGACAAACCCACTCGTGGAACCTCTGTAGAGAAGTTCAAAAAGATGGTTGCAAGTCATTTGAAG acAAAAGTTGGGCAGCAAGCAAACCTCTCCAGTTTGGTGACCCTGATTCTTTCTGTGGCAGACAGCAACAAAGATGGCCATATCTCTCTCCCAGAGGCCAAGACTGCTTGGGCTTTACTGCAGCTCAACGAGGTTCTACTTGCGGTGGTTCTCCAGGACCGTGAGCATACTCCTAGACTTTTAGGTTTCTGTGGGGACCTGTATGTAGTGGAACGGGTGCCCCATGCGCCACTGTTTGGACTCAGTCTTCCATGGCCCATGGAGCTGTGGATCCCAACAGGTATGCGGCAAAGCATGGACCAGTGGTTTACACCTTCATGGCCCCGCAAGGCCAAAATATTTATTGGTTTGCTGGAACTTATAGAAGACATATTTCACGGTACATTTGGAAGCTTCTTAATGTGTGACATGAGTGCCAGTACTTTTGGTTACACCGATCGCCATGACCTTAGATTGGTGGATGGGCGGCGTGTGGTAGCTGAAGAGGCCTTCAAACAGGCCATGATCCTCCAGCGCTGTGAGAAAGATGAGGACTGTGTTTACAGTGTAGACTGTAGGACTTCATGCAACCGTGCTGAACATCATTGCATGGCCGAGGTGGCTCAGCCCAACCTGGCCAGGGCTTGTAGAGCACTGAAGGATTACCTCCTACGAGGAGTTCCCTTCCATCTACAGGAAGAGCTAGAGAAGCAGCTGTACTCCTGCATGGCCCTCAAAGGTTCAGCCGAGCAGATGGAAATGGAACACTCGCTCATTCTCAACAACCTCAAGACATTGTTGTGGAAACAGATCTCTCACACTAATGACTCTTAG